One window of Bacillus alkalicellulosilyticus genomic DNA carries:
- a CDS encoding glycoside hydrolase family 43 protein — translation MTKKVQPNVPLVSHIFTADPSAHVYEGKIYIYPSHDLDHNGPTNDNGDQYAMEDYHVLSIDNFDSPVVDHGEVLHVKDIPWAKQQLWAPDAAFKNNTYYLYFPARDKDDIFRIGVATSSSPAGPFTPQESYIPGSFSIDPAVLVDEDNKAYIYFGGLWGGQLEKWQTGEFLPDAEGPDLNAPALGPRVAELSDDMLTFKETPKEISIVDEEGNPILAGDEERRFFEGPWVHKYNDYYYLSYSTGTTHLIAYAISKNPMGPFVHKGTILTPVSGWTTHHSIVEFEGKWYLFYHDCEISDGVNHKRNVKYTEIQYNEDGTIQTIDPYKK, via the coding sequence ATGACAAAAAAAGTCCAACCAAACGTACCTTTAGTATCACATATCTTTACTGCAGATCCTTCTGCACATGTTTATGAAGGTAAAATTTATATTTATCCTTCGCATGACCTCGACCATAATGGTCCTACAAATGATAATGGAGATCAGTATGCTATGGAAGACTATCACGTTCTTTCTATAGACAATTTCGATTCTCCAGTTGTCGACCATGGTGAAGTCCTTCACGTTAAAGACATTCCTTGGGCGAAACAACAGTTGTGGGCACCTGATGCCGCTTTTAAAAACAACACGTACTATTTATATTTCCCTGCAAGAGACAAAGACGATATCTTTCGAATTGGTGTAGCCACTAGTTCAAGTCCTGCAGGTCCTTTTACTCCACAAGAAAGTTACATCCCTGGTAGCTTTAGTATTGACCCTGCTGTTTTAGTGGACGAAGATAACAAAGCTTATATCTACTTTGGTGGTCTTTGGGGTGGTCAGTTAGAAAAATGGCAAACTGGCGAGTTCTTACCTGATGCAGAAGGTCCAGACTTGAATGCTCCAGCACTTGGACCACGTGTTGCTGAATTAAGTGATGACATGTTGACATTTAAGGAAACACCAAAAGAAATCTCTATTGTTGATGAAGAAGGTAACCCAATCCTTGCTGGAGATGAAGAAAGAAGATTTTTTGAAGGACCATGGGTTCATAAGTACAATGACTACTACTACTTATCATATTCAACAGGAACGACTCACCTTATCGCATATGCTATTAGTAAAAATCCAATGGGACCTTTTGTTCATAAAGGAACGATCCTTACACCAGTAAGTGGTTGGACTACCCACCATTCTATCGTTGAGTTTGAGGGCAAATGGTATTTATTTTATCACGATTGTGAAATTTCTGATGGCGTTAACCATAAAAGAAATGTTAAATACACAGAAATTCAATATAACGAAGATGGTACAATTCAAACGATTGACCCATATAAAAAATAA
- a CDS encoding glycosyltransferase family 2 protein: MINERKKTMNKVRSRVYIIGTILGLVCVLLFLTMLYHHQLLLIEKNWYHSTVYIFTIVIVAAMALYLFGRPLLLLGQALHQKIKRKEQKEYVFINKNLRHPTYNGVSVIVPCHNEATTIKVLVQSLLKQKVPYPIEIILIENNSTDHTFQVITNLAKDFDTIIPLSYKTPVNQFPISAALNYGLTHAKYPLIVRIDADTELADEYCIARAIQPIVDGVAVACATNVRIRNVNQSILTRLQSIEYYLAMELDRRVQQMYNSVLCCSGAMQVFRLDLLEKVGGYNTSKLAAEDMDMTWKMHRFGKIKMVPEAISYTDAPASWEELWKQRKVWMLLGVITLYSHRLKLGDYKYGHKGMLGLLGIPTKFFATFQAFVAIALKIILSIQLTTSGEPSSILTHYIYLTVVHIAIIGMVMVLIRPIVYHSQGFKQIGLLPFFASIYGLFLATARFYGAVQGLYEIMKQKQIQQVHGRAKHPTIPLQTIEHKRTETFDTPEKLFNSALQQIRLGRTQRGMYFLLKVLEHPDSTPILKKVGTIRLKRCIELLKSERLVITKMSGGN, translated from the coding sequence ATGATAAATGAAAGGAAAAAGACGATGAACAAAGTAAGAAGTAGAGTATATATAATTGGAACGATATTAGGGCTCGTGTGTGTTTTACTGTTCTTGACTATGCTATATCACCATCAACTGCTTTTAATAGAGAAAAATTGGTATCATTCTACTGTTTACATTTTTACTATCGTTATAGTCGCTGCGATGGCCTTATATTTGTTTGGTAGACCACTTCTATTATTGGGCCAAGCATTACATCAAAAAATAAAAAGAAAAGAACAAAAGGAGTACGTATTTATAAATAAAAACCTGAGACATCCAACATACAATGGAGTTTCGGTTATTGTTCCTTGTCATAATGAAGCCACTACAATTAAAGTATTAGTTCAATCATTACTTAAACAAAAGGTACCATACCCAATTGAAATTATCCTGATTGAAAACAACAGTACTGACCATACATTTCAAGTCATTACTAATTTAGCAAAAGACTTTGACACAATTATACCTCTATCGTATAAAACTCCAGTAAATCAATTTCCCATAAGTGCAGCGCTTAATTATGGATTAACTCATGCTAAATATCCTCTTATTGTGAGAATAGATGCAGACACTGAATTAGCAGATGAATATTGTATTGCCAGAGCAATTCAGCCCATAGTCGACGGAGTAGCAGTGGCATGTGCGACAAACGTAAGAATTCGGAATGTAAACCAGTCGATCCTAACAAGGCTACAATCAATAGAGTATTATCTAGCAATGGAGTTAGACCGAAGAGTCCAGCAAATGTACAATAGTGTCTTGTGTTGTAGTGGTGCTATGCAAGTTTTTCGTCTCGACTTATTAGAAAAAGTCGGTGGCTACAATACATCAAAATTAGCGGCGGAAGATATGGACATGACGTGGAAGATGCACCGTTTCGGCAAAATAAAGATGGTTCCTGAAGCTATTAGTTATACGGATGCACCTGCATCGTGGGAAGAGCTATGGAAACAACGAAAGGTATGGATGTTACTCGGGGTTATTACATTATATAGCCATCGTTTAAAGCTAGGAGACTATAAATATGGTCATAAAGGGATGTTAGGTTTACTCGGGATACCAACTAAATTCTTTGCTACTTTTCAAGCATTTGTGGCAATTGCGCTAAAGATAATACTATCGATACAATTAACTACCTCAGGTGAACCTAGTTCGATTCTTACTCACTACATTTATTTAACAGTAGTGCATATAGCGATTATAGGAATGGTTATGGTGCTAATTAGACCAATAGTCTATCACTCCCAGGGTTTTAAACAAATAGGGTTGCTTCCTTTTTTTGCGAGCATTTATGGATTATTTTTAGCTACAGCCCGATTTTATGGAGCAGTCCAAGGTTTATATGAAATTATGAAACAAAAACAAATTCAACAGGTCCACGGTAGAGCGAAGCACCCTACTATACCTTTACAAACTATTGAACATAAACGAACTGAAACATTTGATACACCAGAAAAACTTTTTAACTCTGCTCTGCAGCAAATTCGCTTAGGAAGAACGCAAAGGGGTATGTATTTCCTACTGAAAGTATTAGAACATCCAGATTCCACACCTATTTTAAAGAAAGTAGGCACGATTAGACTTAAACGATGTATAGAACTATTGAAATCTGAAAGACTAGTAATAACAAAAATGTCTGGAGGTAATTAA
- a CDS encoding diguanylate cyclase, whose translation MKTSKLFLPIIFIPFAVVFILFLGNVGQAQEQPHVKDGSISFDSWDFRSQGTVSLEGEWKIYWDELVTHEMLENTDIEPEVLHVPLLWSKIDRPEGFATYRLLITGLVEGEIYSLKMMDFHSAYSMWLDGREVASAGVVGKTAEQEQPQFNTQRVTFIGTGQTTELLIQISNFHFREGGIWFPPTIGLVEQVQQAHTNYVAFEYMLFASLILVGVIHIGQYINRRKDKVPLWFGLFCIAISLRSIAVGEIILVNWFPEAPMEVVTKFSYFWYYISVPFFSYFLYYMFREEASERVTKINAFLGFIFSSLVLMTPAIVYSNVLIIYNSITVVVIIYFLVVLLNAVKKNRRGSVLMLFCYILFASTVIFDILVAQNVVYGKPLTAFGLLIFVFAQSYVTFSKQSRAFREVETIREQLKEANESLDEKIRNRTKELEDSQQQLLTMNEQLRKLSYLDGLTNVANRRLFDKKLSEQWDVSNEKKESICLLLLDVDYFKLYNDEYGHLSGDDCLKQIALVLQNTFNKKSQLVARFGGEEFAILLPNTARSEAVELANRCRKDIEDQEIPHTKSLISNYVTVSIGVASVVANPNKESTFLIREADTALYLAKENGRNTVVTID comes from the coding sequence ATGAAAACATCTAAGTTATTTTTACCTATTATTTTTATCCCTTTTGCCGTAGTATTCATCTTATTCTTAGGGAATGTTGGACAAGCACAGGAACAGCCTCATGTTAAGGATGGAAGTATTTCTTTTGATTCATGGGACTTCCGTTCACAGGGTACAGTCAGTTTAGAAGGAGAATGGAAAATTTACTGGGATGAGCTTGTTACACATGAAATGCTTGAAAATACCGACATAGAACCTGAAGTATTACATGTTCCCTTGCTCTGGAGCAAAATAGACAGACCTGAAGGATTTGCTACTTATCGACTTCTGATAACGGGGCTCGTAGAAGGTGAAATCTATTCGTTAAAAATGATGGACTTTCACTCTGCCTATTCGATGTGGTTAGATGGTAGAGAAGTAGCTAGCGCAGGTGTGGTTGGAAAAACAGCAGAGCAGGAACAGCCTCAATTTAATACGCAAAGAGTTACTTTTATTGGAACAGGTCAGACAACTGAACTGTTGATACAAATATCTAACTTTCACTTTAGAGAAGGGGGTATTTGGTTTCCGCCAACTATTGGGTTAGTGGAACAAGTACAACAAGCACATACAAATTATGTGGCGTTTGAATATATGTTATTTGCCAGTTTGATATTAGTGGGAGTTATTCATATTGGGCAATATATCAATCGCCGCAAAGACAAGGTTCCGTTATGGTTTGGTTTATTTTGTATTGCAATAAGTCTACGATCCATAGCTGTAGGTGAAATTATATTAGTGAATTGGTTTCCTGAAGCCCCGATGGAGGTAGTAACTAAATTTTCTTACTTTTGGTATTATATATCGGTTCCTTTTTTCTCTTATTTTTTATATTACATGTTTAGAGAAGAAGCATCTGAACGTGTGACGAAGATTAATGCATTTCTTGGATTTATTTTTTCTAGTCTGGTTCTGATGACTCCAGCCATTGTGTATTCGAATGTACTAATTATTTATAATTCAATTACTGTTGTTGTTATTATTTATTTTTTAGTGGTCCTCTTAAATGCGGTGAAAAAAAATCGAAGAGGTTCGGTTTTAATGCTTTTTTGCTATATTCTCTTTGCTTCAACCGTCATTTTTGATATTTTAGTGGCTCAAAATGTCGTCTATGGAAAACCATTAACTGCGTTTGGATTACTCATTTTTGTATTTGCTCAGTCTTATGTAACCTTTTCAAAGCAATCTAGAGCATTTCGAGAGGTAGAAACCATCCGAGAACAGTTAAAGGAAGCCAACGAATCATTAGATGAAAAAATTAGAAATCGAACAAAAGAACTTGAAGACTCGCAACAGCAATTGTTAACAATGAATGAGCAGCTAAGAAAGCTCTCTTACTTAGATGGATTAACGAATGTAGCCAATAGACGACTATTTGATAAAAAATTATCTGAACAGTGGGACGTATCGAATGAAAAGAAAGAATCCATATGCTTACTTTTGTTAGATGTTGATTACTTCAAATTATACAACGATGAATATGGACATCTTAGTGGAGACGATTGCTTGAAACAAATTGCGTTAGTTCTTCAAAACACGTTTAACAAAAAGTCACAGTTGGTTGCAAGATTTGGTGGAGAAGAATTTGCTATACTGTTGCCAAATACAGCAAGAAGTGAAGCTGTAGAACTTGCCAATCGTTGCAGAAAGGACATTGAAGACCAAGAAATTCCGCATACTAAATCATTAATCTCAAACTATGTAACTGTAAGTATCGGGGTGGCGTCGGTTGTTGCTAATCCTAATAAGGAGAGCACCTTCCTAATTAGAGAAGCTGACACAGCCCTGTACTTGGCGAAAGAAAATGGTAGGAACACTGTGGTAACCATTGACTAA
- a CDS encoding FdhF/YdeP family oxidoreductase, which yields MGKTKHLGPMKKSKKLAPKHWVSPIPFGLGKVKPKHIRDSFKTFWENRDNLGYATNIITKGVCDGCALGVSGLRDQTLTGPHMCSTRFNVLRLNTMPAIKEDILHADINELKQYSSTELRKLGRIPYPLIRRAGEKNFSRLCWDEAMEIIADKMRKLDPKQFAFYLTSRGITNETYYVAAKVSRFLGTNHIDNASRICHSPSKTALKRSIGVGASTANYQDWIGTDILLFWGSVASNSSPVSTKYMLEAKKKGTKIIVVNPYKEPAMENYWVPSVPESALFGTKVADDFYQVNIGGDIAFMHGIMKHWFEMDEKEYGSAINHSFVHDHVNGYEQVKEKVLEQTWEEIVSSSGISKDRIIELSELLASSKNAVIAWSLGLTMHSFATDNISQVANLALLRGFLGRKHNGLMPFRGHSSVQGSGEMGADPFVLPGGEYNSDNRKRIEKLWNFELPDWQGDIVGVTLENIVLPEDHDRKIKLYYLSGGNFLETMPEPDFIEKALSELEIRVHQDIILNTSTLVDAKEAVIVLPAKTRYEQEGGGTSTSTERMVYFSPEIEGNKNRIPEAREEWKIYIDLAKRVKPETAVKVDFPDAQAIRDEIALANPSYDGIQHLKKQGDVFQWGGAWLCEDGVCPTPDGRGNLIPVEIPKLNKKQGDFYITTRRGKQFNSMVYSEIDPVNQSERYDVLMNRVDAKEASIHEGEAIVVYNQFGVFQGRAKFVSIARGNLGVHFPEGNFLLPKGRYEKYAGMPDYNIAVKIEKADRFNARKDIKYYEKRIEDLEVNVT from the coding sequence ATGGGGAAAACAAAACATTTGGGTCCTATGAAAAAATCAAAAAAACTTGCACCAAAACATTGGGTAAGCCCTATACCTTTTGGTTTAGGAAAAGTAAAACCAAAACATATTCGTGATTCATTTAAGACGTTTTGGGAGAATAGAGATAATCTGGGATACGCAACAAACATTATAACCAAAGGGGTTTGTGATGGTTGTGCTTTAGGAGTATCTGGGTTAAGAGACCAAACTTTGACAGGACCACATATGTGCTCTACACGATTTAACGTCCTCCGTTTAAATACAATGCCAGCGATTAAAGAAGATATTCTTCACGCAGATATTAATGAGTTAAAACAGTATTCAAGCACAGAGCTTAGAAAGTTAGGGCGTATACCCTATCCATTAATCCGAAGAGCAGGAGAAAAGAACTTTTCAAGACTTTGTTGGGATGAAGCAATGGAAATAATAGCAGATAAAATGAGAAAATTAGATCCTAAACAATTTGCATTTTACTTAACTTCAAGAGGGATAACAAATGAGACTTATTATGTTGCCGCTAAAGTTTCTAGATTTCTAGGAACAAACCATATTGATAATGCCTCAAGGATTTGTCATTCCCCAAGTAAAACAGCGTTAAAGAGATCAATTGGAGTAGGAGCTTCTACTGCAAACTATCAGGATTGGATTGGTACAGATATCTTGTTGTTTTGGGGGAGTGTCGCATCAAATTCTTCACCTGTATCAACTAAGTATATGCTAGAAGCTAAGAAAAAAGGGACAAAGATTATTGTAGTAAATCCATATAAAGAGCCCGCTATGGAAAATTATTGGGTTCCGTCTGTTCCCGAATCCGCTTTGTTTGGGACAAAAGTTGCTGATGATTTTTACCAAGTTAATATTGGTGGAGACATCGCCTTTATGCATGGCATTATGAAGCACTGGTTTGAAATGGATGAAAAGGAATATGGCTCTGCTATCAATCATTCGTTTGTTCATGACCATGTTAATGGATATGAACAAGTAAAAGAAAAGGTTCTTGAGCAAACATGGGAGGAAATTGTCTCATCCTCAGGTATAAGTAAAGATAGAATTATTGAACTGTCAGAGCTGCTAGCCAGTAGTAAAAATGCAGTAATTGCTTGGTCGCTTGGACTAACCATGCATTCTTTTGCAACGGATAATATTTCGCAAGTGGCTAACCTTGCTTTATTACGAGGGTTTCTTGGACGAAAACATAACGGATTAATGCCATTTCGTGGACACTCTTCTGTGCAAGGAAGCGGTGAAATGGGGGCAGATCCATTTGTATTACCAGGTGGAGAGTACAACAGTGATAATAGAAAAAGAATTGAAAAACTATGGAATTTCGAATTGCCGGATTGGCAAGGTGATATTGTAGGTGTGACCCTGGAAAATATAGTTCTACCAGAAGACCATGACCGAAAAATAAAACTATATTATTTATCAGGCGGAAATTTCTTGGAGACAATGCCAGAACCTGATTTTATAGAAAAAGCACTTTCTGAACTTGAAATACGTGTTCATCAAGATATAATTTTAAACACATCTACTCTCGTTGATGCGAAAGAAGCCGTCATTGTGTTGCCGGCGAAAACTCGTTACGAACAAGAAGGAGGAGGTACTTCTACATCTACAGAACGGATGGTTTATTTCTCTCCTGAAATAGAAGGAAATAAAAACCGAATTCCAGAGGCACGTGAGGAATGGAAGATATACATTGATTTAGCTAAACGCGTAAAACCAGAAACGGCAGTGAAAGTAGATTTTCCTGACGCTCAAGCGATTCGTGATGAAATAGCCTTAGCGAACCCAAGTTATGATGGAATCCAACATCTAAAAAAACAAGGTGATGTGTTCCAATGGGGAGGAGCTTGGTTATGTGAAGATGGAGTTTGCCCGACACCTGACGGAAGAGGAAATCTAATTCCAGTAGAAATACCTAAATTAAATAAAAAACAAGGTGATTTTTATATTACGACAAGACGAGGTAAACAATTTAATTCAATGGTCTATAGTGAAATTGACCCGGTGAACCAATCAGAGCGTTATGATGTATTAATGAATCGTGTTGATGCCAAAGAAGCTAGTATACATGAGGGCGAAGCAATTGTAGTCTATAATCAGTTTGGAGTATTCCAGGGACGTGCAAAGTTTGTCTCCATCGCTAGAGGAAACCTTGGAGTACATTTTCCAGAAGGAAATTTTTTATTACCAAAAGGAAGGTATGAAAAATATGCGGGAATGCCTGACTATAATATAGCAGTAAAGATAGAAAAAGCAGACCGGTTCAATGCCCGTAAAGATATCAAATATTATGAGAAGCGGATTGAAGATTTAGAAGTAAATGTAACGTAA
- a CDS encoding flagellin encodes MCSTGLRISQASDDWAGLSISQKMRAQIRGLSQSQRNIQDGISLVQTAESGLGQITDLVQRMRELTVHAANETLSATDLENINNELQQSMRQIDTIANYTYFYSRGLLNVEASNPTTTTIYEEITTVRTILVEEEVTTEETRTTVITETSLRIEPPGDVWVKRVTNTPQNITDIVYNGTVYTAVGSQGVILSSSDVENWSTIPSPSHRDMKHLLWERGNLLLLVPMG; translated from the coding sequence GTGTGCTCTACTGGTTTACGAATTAGTCAAGCTAGTGATGATTGGGCTGGTCTCTCCATTTCTCAAAAGATGAGAGCTCAAATAAGGGGACTTTCGCAATCTCAAAGAAATATTCAAGATGGAATTTCGCTTGTTCAAACTGCTGAAAGTGGATTGGGACAAATTACCGATTTGGTTCAAAGAATGAGAGAATTAACGGTTCATGCAGCCAATGAAACGTTATCAGCAACGGACCTCGAAAATATAAATAATGAACTCCAACAAAGTATGAGACAAATTGATACAATAGCCAATTATACATACTTTTACAGCCGTGGTTTACTAAATGTAGAAGCTAGCAACCCAACTACTACAACTATATATGAAGAAATCACTACTGTTCGAACAATTTTAGTCGAAGAAGAGGTAACAACAGAAGAAACGAGAACGACAGTAATCACAGAAACAAGTCTTAGGATAGAACCACCAGGAGATGTTTGGGTAAAGAGAGTAACCAACACACCACAAAACATTACAGACATTGTCTATAATGGGACTGTTTATACGGCTGTTGGGAGCCAAGGGGTTATACTGTCTTCATCAGACGTTGAAAACTGGAGTACTATCCCATCTCCTAGCCATAGAGATATGAAGCATCTACTGTGGGAAAGGGGCAATTTGTTGCTGTTGGTGCCAATGGGGTGA
- a CDS encoding Na-translocating system protein MpsC family protein, with the protein MEQEQIQTINTLINKMIRKNFGRGPKKCQTTISTEYVVTYIDGFVSPMEEMLLLQGQKNQVEKARTAVMNHILEELKGAIKVALDRDVEECYQDWNFPNDTGCIILVLNEEVDREKMYQQKINNPLLEREIARISELVQKVPEEIHIISLTPSICLVERSGILIPIEKALLEKGFDEELRVTKDELEKSYFHRFGKFDEIFNKKVKDIFIDWDFKEDKAFMAFILQ; encoded by the coding sequence ATGGAACAGGAGCAGATTCAGACAATTAATACTTTGATTAATAAGATGATTCGAAAAAACTTTGGTAGAGGTCCAAAGAAATGCCAAACGACGATATCAACTGAGTATGTGGTCACATACATAGATGGATTTGTATCACCAATGGAAGAGATGTTGTTACTTCAAGGACAGAAAAACCAAGTTGAAAAAGCAAGAACTGCTGTCATGAATCATATCCTTGAAGAATTGAAAGGTGCCATAAAAGTAGCATTAGACCGAGATGTGGAAGAGTGCTATCAAGATTGGAATTTTCCAAACGATACAGGTTGTATTATCTTGGTGTTAAATGAAGAGGTTGACCGGGAGAAGATGTACCAACAAAAAATCAATAACCCTTTATTAGAAAGAGAAATCGCACGAATAAGTGAATTAGTTCAAAAAGTCCCTGAAGAAATTCATATCATAAGTCTAACCCCTTCCATTTGTTTAGTGGAGAGATCGGGGATACTTATTCCAATTGAAAAAGCTCTTCTCGAAAAAGGGTTTGACGAGGAGCTAAGAGTCACAAAGGATGAATTGGAAAAGTCCTATTTCCATAGGTTTGGAAAATTCGATGAGATATTTAATAAAAAAGTTAAAGATATCTTTATTGATTGGGATTTTAAAGAAGATAAAGCTTTTATGGCTTTTATATTACAATAA
- a CDS encoding WD40/YVTN/BNR-like repeat-containing protein, with product MITSADGLQWHKASTGTTQNLNQIIHTNTGLVVVGNNGTILTSTNGESWSSQTSGTNQHLQQVIWGNNHFLAVGYQGAIIISEDGRTWTAKHSESSQNLKRVVWDGTQYIAIGALGTILTS from the coding sequence ATGATAACTTCTGCCGATGGATTACAATGGCATAAAGCATCAACCGGTACGACCCAAAATTTAAACCAAATTATACATACGAACACAGGTCTGGTCGTAGTTGGAAACAATGGAACGATCCTGACTTCAACAAATGGAGAAAGCTGGTCTAGCCAAACATCAGGTACAAATCAACACCTACAACAAGTAATATGGGGAAACAATCATTTTCTTGCAGTAGGATACCAAGGAGCCATAATCATTTCAGAGGATGGTCGAACGTGGACTGCTAAACATTCTGAATCCTCTCAAAATCTTAAGAGGGTAGTTTGGGATGGTACTCAATATATAGCCATTGGCGCATTGGGAACGATACTTACGTCATAA
- a CDS encoding Na-translocating system protein MpsC family protein → MEDDLLKIQKNISAYTGKMFREYFGKGPESVYTSLGYTILTIYLRNFLTPSEKVLLEQDQIMTIQQMRDTLMNSISPELKAYIEILTGKKIREIYYDWNFHNRSAMITCISSEPFTPKEKLNEQFVGKEIVDQWIISLSQQAQKPPEELYSCELNERTIVIIRNGILVRIEKELIRLGYGDLLRKVKRNLEKTYLHNNLYEKSVKRQIVDSFVDWDWDLDKSVIVLFLNPVKQRKQSTDDIDIE, encoded by the coding sequence GTGGAAGATGATTTGCTTAAAATACAAAAAAACATAAGTGCATATACGGGGAAAATGTTTCGTGAATACTTCGGTAAAGGACCTGAGTCAGTATATACCTCACTAGGTTACACAATTCTTACGATTTATTTGCGTAACTTTTTAACTCCTTCAGAAAAAGTGTTGTTAGAGCAAGATCAAATCATGACCATTCAACAGATGCGAGATACATTAATGAATTCAATTTCACCGGAATTAAAAGCCTATATAGAAATTTTAACTGGAAAAAAGATAAGAGAAATATATTATGATTGGAATTTTCACAATCGTTCGGCCATGATTACATGTATTAGCTCTGAACCATTCACTCCAAAAGAAAAGTTGAACGAGCAATTTGTTGGAAAGGAAATAGTGGACCAATGGATTATTTCGTTATCTCAACAAGCGCAAAAACCACCTGAAGAACTTTATTCTTGTGAGTTAAATGAACGGACGATAGTAATTATTCGAAACGGTATTCTTGTTAGAATTGAAAAAGAGTTAATTCGCTTAGGTTATGGTGATTTGTTGCGAAAGGTAAAAAGAAATCTTGAGAAAACATATCTACATAACAATCTCTATGAAAAAAGTGTAAAACGACAAATTGTCGACTCTTTTGTGGATTGGGATTGGGATTTAGATAAAAGTGTAATTGTTCTTTTCTTAAACCCAGTAAAGCAACGAAAGCAAAGCACCGATGATATTGATATTGAATAA